A genome region from Polyodon spathula isolate WHYD16114869_AA chromosome 19, ASM1765450v1, whole genome shotgun sequence includes the following:
- the olfml1 gene encoding olfactomedin-like protein 1, which produces MVNCYLKLLRVLLLIQIFGKAQRITQDVIMMQYFERRIAQLEDRLIKCDQDLMKYVRELYDFSKEFRNRLDALNADKTEFKNDVVDVVTRVERIERDIDYLESQTPAQACVEVDEKLLEQQVKETEAKRKAKLKLVADCDAMLASIKSLKIVKKAGDVHGSWLKDPARESQKIYFFSGTKQDVFLEFSSMKAFTETNYMQAARNITLPFFWKGTGHVVYNGFLYFHRNDSVNEIIKYHIRNKTVSDRMLLPGAGRVPVYQLSPYTFIDLAVDEQGLWAIHADPNTGGNIVITQIDRASLAVEHSWDTTCTSKDAEAAFIMCGTLYVVYNSDYRGRSRIQCLYDVYDMISSEEPPVLYFPKRYGSHSIMHYNHKEKQIYSWDEGHQIIYRMSTKKKLENP; this is translated from the exons ATGGTCAACTGTTATCTAAAGCTGTTAAGAGTTTTACTCTTAATTCAAATATTTGGTAAAGCCCAGCGTATCACTCAAGATGTCATCATGATGCAGTACTTTGAGAGACGAATTGCACAGCTGGAA GACAGGCTGATAAAATGTGACCAAGATCTTATGAAATATGTGCGAGAACTCTACGACTTTTCAAAAGAATTCAGGAATCGTCTGGATGCTTTAAATGCTGACAAAACTGAGTTTAAGAACGATGTGGTTGATGTGGTGACAAGAGTGGAGAGGATCGAGAGGGACATCGACTACTTGGAGTCACAGACACCAGCTCAAGCCTGCGTGGAGGTGGATGAGAAACTACTGGAGCAGCAGGTTAAAGAGACAGAAGCCAAGAGAAAGGCCAAGCTCAAACTGGTTGCAG ATTGTGATGCTATGCTGGCGAGTATCAAGTCACTAAAGATTGTTAAAAAAGCAGGAGACGTCCATGGTTCTTGGTTGAAAGACCCAGCCCGGGAATCtcagaagatttattttttcagtgggaCTAAACAAGATGTTTTTTTAGAATTTTCAAGCATGAAGGCATTTACTGAAACCAATTATATGCAAGCAGCCCGGAATATTACTCTTCCTTTTTTCTGGAAAGGAACTGGCCACGTTGTATACAATGGCTTTTTGTATTTTCACAGAAACGACTCAGTAAACGAGATCATAAAATATCACATAAGGAATAAGACCGTGAGCGACCGCATGCTGTTGCCAGGGGCTGGGAGGGTTCCTGTATACCAGCTTTCTCCATACACCTTCATAGACCTGGCAGTGGATGAGCAAGGCCTATGGGCCATACATGCAGACCCTAATACAGGTGGAAATATAGTGATCACCCAGATAGACCGTGCAAGCCTGGCAGTGGAGCACAGCTGGGACACAACCTGCACCAGCAAGGATGCTGAAGCTGCTTTCATAATGTGCGGCACTCTCTATGTTGTTTATAACTCGGACTATAGGGGGCGATCGAGAATACAGTGTTTGTATGATGTGTATGATATGATAAGCAGTGAGGAGCCTCCTGTTCTCTATTTTCCAAAACGCTACGGTAGCCATTCTATCATGCACTACAACCACAAGGAGAAACAGATTTACTCTTGGGATGAAGGGCACCAGATCATTTATAGAATGTCCACTAAGAAGAAATTAGAAAATCCATAA